A single window of Salvia splendens isolate huo1 chromosome 6, SspV2, whole genome shotgun sequence DNA harbors:
- the LOC121807929 gene encoding probable methionine--tRNA ligase, whose protein sequence is MEKVKLKQGLKIAMTISGVGNAYLQESQFWKLYREDRPSCSVVMKTSLGLVCLSSSICHLKRNFRSLMKRVTNATPLFREMRDEEVELFRQRFAGSQADRLARAEGETKKLSQKLNETKI, encoded by the exons ATGGAGAAG GTGAAACTAAAGCAAGGCTTGAAGATTGCTATGACCATATCTGGAGTAGGAAATGCTTATCTGCAA GAAAGCCAGTTCTGGAAGCTCTACAGGGAGGATCGACCTTCTTGTTCCGTGGTCATGAAAACTTCTCTCGGATTAGT GTGCTTAAGCAGCTCGATTTGCCACTTGAAACGCAATTTTCGCTCTCTGATGAAAAGAGTGACGAACGCCACGCCATTGTTTAGAGAAATG AGAGATGAAGAAGTGGAGCTATTCAGACAGAGGTTTGCTGGAAGTCAAGCAGATAGGCTTGCTAGGGCAGAAGGAGAAACCAAAAAATTATCTCAAAAACTCAACGAGACTAAGATTTGA
- the LOC121807802 gene encoding probable methionine--tRNA ligase, translated as MGDHIRSAAAKLPIQGKRNILITSALPYVNNVPHLGNIIGSVLSADVFARYCRMRGYNVVYVCGTDEYGTATEAKAMEEGSSPKEICDKFRIWFDHP; from the exons ATGGGCGATCACATTCGCAGCGCAGCGGCGAAGCTGCCGATACAAGGGAAGCGGAACATCCTCATCACAAGCGCCTTGCCTTATGTGAACAACGTCCCGCACCTCGGCAACATCATCGGAA GTGTTCTGAGCGCCGATGTCTTTGCGCGCTACTGCCGGATGAGGGGCTATAACGTGGTCTATGTTTGTGGCACGGATGAATACGGCACTGCAACAGAGGCTAAGGCAATGGAGGAGGGCTCTTCTCCCAAAGAGATCTGTGACAA GTTCAGGATATGGTTCGATCATccctga
- the LOC121807196 gene encoding alkaline ceramidase-like, translating into MENLSSFWGPVTSTHEWCELNYVHSSYIAEFFNTISNVPCILLALIGLVNSLKYRFEKRFSVLHLSNMILGIGSMIYHATLQRLQQQGDETPMVWEMLLYIYILYSPDWHYRSTMPTFLFLYGAAFAVAHSQVRFNLGFKVHYGLLCLLCIPRMYKYYIHTEDRAAKRLAKLYVATLVTATICWLADRLFCKDISLWHFNPQGHALWHVLMGFNSYFANTFLMFCRAQQRGWNPKVKHFLGMFPYVNIQKPKAQ; encoded by the exons ATGGAAAATCTGTCAAGTTTTTGGGGCCCTGTGACATCCACACATGAGTGGTGTGAGCTGAATTATGTCCACTCTTCCTATATTGCTGAATTTTTCAACACCATATCTAATGTCCCATGCATCCTCCTAGCACTAATTGGTCTTGTTAATTCTTTGAAATATCGATTTGAGAAAAGGTTCAGTGTCCTTCACCTATCAAATATGATACTTGGCATTGGCAGCATGATATATCATGCCACATTGCAGCGACT GCAGCAGCAAGGGGACGAAACACCTATGGTGTGGGAAATGCTCCTTTACATCTACATTCTCTACTCTCCCGACTGGCATTATCGAAGTACAATGCCCACGTTTTTGTTTCTCTATGGCGCAGCATTCGCAGTTGCACACTCACAAGTTCGCTTCAACCTTGGTTTCAAGGTACACTACGGACTGCTTTGTCTCCTTTGCATTCCCAGGATGTACAAGTATTACATTCACACAGAAGACAGAGCTGCTAAGCGGCTGGCAAAGCTCTATGTGGCCACTCTTGTGACAGCAACCATCTGCTGGCTAGCCGACCGTCTCTTCTGCAAGGATATTTCGCTGTGGCACTTCAATCCACAGGGTCATGCCTTGTGGCATGTTTTAATGGGTTTCAACTCGTACTTCGCCAACACGTTTTTGATGTTCTGCCGAGCACAACAACGAGGGTGGAATCCCAAAGTAAAGCACTTTTTGGGTATGTTCCCTTACGTGAACATTCAAAAACCAAAAGCACAGTGA